A window of the Acidithiobacillus thiooxidans ATCC 19377 genome harbors these coding sequences:
- a CDS encoding DUF3363 domain-containing protein — protein MKPKTPPGQTRKGRFLSSTETLDDQLSPDRSPRGHNRPVASRVHNKVHRARGKHGSGAARSLIKSLLPHVGSNFYKAPSSRGPALQPAGRRCTVKVSYVRSKGPDQWQAHGKYLSREGAQQDGEKGQGFDRDSESVNLSSRLSSWQEENDPHLFKVILAPEDPLRPEALRDLTRRFNARIQRQIGRDYEWAAIDHHNTSHPHVHLLIRGKGKLELEPDLIRRGMRAAAQEILTESLGYRSEREIQAARERELDQRRFTSLDRGILDKATPAPQGGRLQGYSLVDESPTHLLDDKVRENRRLRLARLEKLVEFGVADKIGANLWRLEPGWDKALKELQVLQTRTKMLAEARALMTEPRCPPQVTRIRPGDRLVGRVLGTGLDEQYDRSFVLIEGVDNRAHIVYQTGSIEKARGRQELGLRHLVALTGLDRGVTVKDYGIEIPDQGWKRTEIPEVALDDQLAHERRNPPKEMMDPTSGFAAEWHRRLLDQRKQQEKERARQKKQAREQAKPQRGSEIE, from the coding sequence ATGAAACCCAAAACACCACCTGGGCAAACCCGCAAGGGGCGCTTTCTCTCATCCACGGAAACGCTGGATGATCAGCTTTCTCCCGACCGATCCCCGCGGGGGCACAACCGCCCGGTCGCATCCCGTGTTCACAACAAGGTGCATCGAGCAAGGGGGAAACACGGATCTGGAGCGGCACGCTCCCTGATCAAGAGCCTGCTTCCTCATGTCGGGAGCAATTTCTACAAGGCCCCGTCGTCCCGAGGGCCGGCGTTGCAGCCTGCCGGGCGTCGCTGCACGGTAAAGGTGTCCTATGTGCGGAGCAAGGGGCCGGATCAGTGGCAAGCCCATGGCAAGTACCTGAGTCGTGAAGGCGCGCAGCAGGACGGCGAGAAAGGCCAGGGCTTTGACCGGGATTCCGAGAGCGTCAACTTGTCGTCGCGTTTGTCTTCCTGGCAGGAAGAGAACGACCCGCACCTGTTCAAGGTCATTCTGGCACCCGAAGATCCACTCCGGCCAGAGGCGTTGCGGGATCTGACGCGCCGATTCAATGCGCGCATCCAGCGACAGATCGGGCGGGATTATGAGTGGGCGGCCATCGACCACCACAACACCAGCCACCCACATGTTCACTTGCTGATTCGTGGCAAGGGCAAGCTGGAACTGGAGCCGGATCTGATTCGGCGGGGAATGCGTGCCGCAGCCCAGGAGATTCTCACGGAAAGCCTGGGCTACCGCAGCGAACGGGAAATCCAGGCGGCGCGGGAGCGGGAGCTGGATCAACGGCGCTTCACCAGTCTCGATCGAGGGATTCTCGACAAGGCGACGCCCGCGCCGCAAGGCGGCCGCCTGCAAGGCTATTCACTGGTCGATGAATCGCCTACCCACTTATTGGATGACAAAGTGCGCGAAAACCGCCGACTCCGGCTCGCCCGCCTGGAAAAGCTCGTGGAATTTGGGGTGGCCGACAAGATCGGGGCGAATCTCTGGCGACTGGAGCCCGGTTGGGACAAGGCCCTCAAGGAACTCCAGGTATTGCAGACCCGGACGAAGATGCTGGCCGAGGCGCGGGCTTTGATGACGGAGCCGCGCTGTCCGCCACAGGTCACCAGGATTCGGCCAGGCGACCGCCTGGTGGGACGTGTGCTGGGTACGGGGCTGGATGAGCAATATGACCGGAGCTTCGTGCTCATCGAGGGCGTCGATAACCGGGCGCATATCGTCTACCAGACGGGATCGATAGAGAAAGCCCGTGGACGGCAGGAACTGGGGCTGCGTCATCTCGTCGCCCTCACTGGCCTCGACCGTGGCGTTACCGTCAAGGACTACGGTATCGAGATCCCGGACCAGGGCTGGAAACGGACAGAGATTCCCGAAGTGGCACTGGATGACCAACTGGCGCATGAACGACGGAATCCGCCCAAGGAAATGATGGACCCGACTAGCGGCTTTGCGGCGGAGTGGCACAGACGGCTTCTGGATCAGCGCAAGCAACAAGAGAAAGAACGGGCACGACAGAAAAAACAGGCCCGGGAACAGGCAAAGCCGCAGCGGGGATCGGAGATCGAGTAG
- a CDS encoding type II toxin-antitoxin system RelE/ParE family toxin produces MISIKTTATFDRWLHGLRDRRARARVQVRIDRMELAHFGDCEPVGEGVSEMRIHYGPGYRVYFKRFGLELVVLLAGGDKSTQSADIALALKLARQLEG; encoded by the coding sequence ATGATCAGCATCAAAACGACGGCGACTTTTGATCGCTGGCTCCATGGCCTGCGGGATCGCAGGGCGAGGGCGCGCGTTCAGGTGCGAATCGATCGCATGGAGTTGGCCCATTTTGGCGACTGTGAACCCGTCGGAGAGGGCGTATCCGAGATGCGTATCCATTACGGTCCCGGCTATCGGGTGTACTTCAAGCGGTTTGGCCTGGAACTCGTCGTGCTTCTGGCCGGAGGCGACAAATCCACGCAATCGGCCGACATTGCCCTAGCATTGAAGTTGGCACGACAACTGGAGGGGTGA
- a CDS encoding addiction module antidote protein → MEKLELHTWDSAEHLKTEEDIAAYLDACFEEAGDDAAFIARALGTVARARGMTRLAHDAGMGRESLYKALSGEGNPSFATILKVAKALGVRIRAEALHV, encoded by the coding sequence ATGGAAAAATTGGAATTGCACACATGGGACAGTGCCGAGCACCTGAAAACCGAAGAGGACATCGCGGCTTATCTCGACGCCTGTTTTGAAGAGGCGGGGGATGACGCGGCCTTCATCGCCAGGGCGCTGGGTACCGTTGCCCGCGCGCGCGGCATGACCCGGCTGGCCCATGACGCCGGCATGGGCAGGGAAAGCCTCTACAAAGCCCTTTCCGGAGAAGGCAATCCCAGTTTTGCCACCATTCTCAAGGTAGCCAAAGCCTTGGGTGTGCGCATTCGCGCCGAAGCTCTGCACGTCTGA
- the trbB gene encoding P-type conjugative transfer ATPase TrbB, with protein MNINAHDQQEQQAHARRIEQMRRILGLEIAALFDDTGVVEIMANPDGRVFVERLGSGISHLGEIDASRVQSLLGLMADYLHTTVSRDRPIVEGAMPIEFLRSRFAGAIPPMVEGASFSIRLPARSVYTLDQYVEAGIITAAQLDTLSDAVLSRKNILVSGGTGSGKTTLANAIIDRISRLSDIGTRIVIIEDTRELQCTAPNVVQFLTDDDAGIDMTRLLKLTLRYRPDRILVGEVRDKAALALLKAWNTGHPGGIATLHANNPEAALLRLDQLCQEAGVPAQQTLIHEAVDIVLQIARDPNHPAGRRISAILDVKDGVLIS; from the coding sequence GTGAACATCAACGCGCACGATCAGCAGGAACAGCAGGCCCATGCCCGCCGGATCGAGCAGATGCGGCGGATTCTTGGTCTGGAGATCGCAGCCCTCTTTGATGACACGGGTGTCGTCGAGATCATGGCCAACCCCGACGGACGGGTCTTCGTCGAGCGCCTGGGGTCGGGTATATCCCACCTGGGCGAGATCGATGCAAGCCGTGTCCAGTCCCTGTTAGGGCTCATGGCCGACTACCTGCATACCACGGTGAGTCGTGATCGGCCTATCGTCGAGGGGGCCATGCCCATCGAGTTCCTGCGCAGCCGCTTTGCCGGCGCGATTCCGCCCATGGTGGAGGGTGCGTCTTTCAGTATCCGCCTGCCAGCCCGTTCGGTGTACACCCTCGATCAGTACGTTGAGGCGGGCATCATAACTGCGGCGCAGTTGGACACCCTTTCCGATGCCGTGCTCTCCCGCAAGAATATCCTGGTGAGCGGTGGCACGGGATCGGGCAAGACCACCCTGGCCAACGCCATCATCGACCGGATCTCCAGGCTGTCAGATATCGGTACCCGCATCGTGATTATCGAAGATACCCGGGAGCTCCAATGCACCGCTCCCAATGTGGTCCAGTTCCTGACCGACGATGATGCGGGCATCGACATGACGCGTCTCTTAAAGCTCACGCTGCGTTATCGGCCCGACCGCATACTGGTGGGCGAGGTCCGCGACAAGGCGGCCTTGGCGCTGCTCAAAGCCTGGAACACGGGACACCCGGGCGGCATCGCCACCCTGCACGCCAACAACCCCGAAGCGGCCTTATTGCGTCTCGACCAACTCTGCCAGGAAGCGGGTGTTCCCGCACAGCAGACGCTGATTCATGAGGCGGTGGACATCGTTCTACAGATTGCCCGTGACCCGAATCATCCTGCCGGCCGCAGGATTTCGGCCATTCTTGATGTGAAAGACGGCGTGCTGATCTCGTGA
- a CDS encoding type II toxin-antitoxin system HicB family antitoxin: MRYPIAIESEDETHAFGVVVPDLPGCFSAGDTLDEAIQMAKEAIELWLEVQIDEGGDIPEPKSITEHQANPEFAHWIWALVDVDPAILSDKAERVNITLPARVLRRVDEAAKSRHESRSGFLARAALATLRREAS; this comes from the coding sequence ATGAGATACCCAATCGCTATTGAATCTGAGGATGAGACCCATGCCTTTGGGGTAGTGGTTCCTGACTTGCCAGGCTGTTTCTCTGCCGGGGACACCCTAGACGAAGCCATCCAAATGGCCAAGGAAGCCATCGAACTGTGGCTGGAGGTGCAGATTGATGAGGGCGGAGATATTCCAGAACCTAAATCCATCACGGAGCATCAGGCCAATCCGGAGTTTGCTCACTGGATATGGGCGCTGGTGGATGTGGACCCAGCGATCCTCTCCGACAAGGCGGAGCGAGTCAATATTACCTTGCCTGCACGAGTGCTGCGACGTGTGGATGAGGCGGCCAAAAGCCGTCACGAGAGCCGTTCTGGTTTTCTGGCTCGCGCGGCCCTAGCGACGTTGCGCCGCGAGGCCTCTTAA
- a CDS encoding type II toxin-antitoxin system HicA family toxin — protein MTSSELIKCLESAGWLHRSTKGSHHVYVHPDHPGHLSIPHPRKDLGTGLLHKLLKQAGLKEGNCK, from the coding sequence ATGACGAGCTCAGAACTGATCAAATGCCTGGAGTCGGCGGGATGGTTGCATCGAAGCACAAAAGGTTCGCATCACGTCTATGTGCATCCCGATCACCCAGGGCATCTTTCGATACCGCATCCGCGTAAAGACCTGGGCACAGGATTGCTCCACAAACTTTTGAAGCAGGCCGGACTTAAGGAGGGCAACTGCAAATGA
- a CDS encoding TrbC/VirB2 family protein has protein sequence MKKRLKAIFSGVRKVSAAGLMVLAPGMAFASTSGGVFSPIAGPLNTVLTGMQDMGGLVAAGGVVSTGLAWWHGGEHKKAMMIGLGATVGGIAMANAKSLATSITGGATMGHVGIMGLAASHALHVVGL, from the coding sequence ATGAAAAAGCGGTTGAAGGCAATATTTTCTGGAGTTCGCAAGGTCAGCGCGGCGGGCCTGATGGTCCTGGCCCCCGGCATGGCGTTCGCGTCCACGTCCGGCGGTGTGTTTTCTCCCATTGCGGGGCCGCTGAATACGGTCCTGACCGGTATGCAGGACATGGGCGGGCTGGTCGCCGCTGGCGGCGTGGTGTCTACGGGCCTTGCCTGGTGGCATGGCGGCGAGCACAAGAAGGCCATGATGATTGGCCTGGGTGCAACGGTCGGCGGCATTGCCATGGCCAATGCGAAATCGCTCGCCACCAGCATCACCGGCGGTGCCACGATGGGGCATGTGGGCATTATGGGCCTCGCCGCATCGCATGCCCTGCACGTCGTGGGGCTCTAG
- a CDS encoding conjugal transfer protein TrbD, translating into MLVAGGEREATFALWFVCLSIPILVSLWFIPVGLIVGGVGQSFLRFLAKHDPQSFGVVRRHWSQQSVYLGGASAYAPVKYKAPKEQTQSAASGGVLRALSKLMRKKK; encoded by the coding sequence ATGCTCGTCGCTGGGGGTGAGCGGGAGGCCACATTTGCCCTTTGGTTCGTCTGTCTCTCTATACCGATTCTGGTCTCTCTCTGGTTCATCCCGGTGGGTCTCATCGTCGGCGGAGTGGGGCAGTCGTTTCTGCGTTTCCTGGCAAAACACGACCCGCAATCCTTTGGCGTTGTGCGTCGCCACTGGAGCCAGCAATCCGTCTACCTGGGCGGGGCCAGCGCTTATGCGCCGGTCAAATACAAGGCCCCCAAAGAACAAACGCAAAGTGCCGCGTCTGGTGGCGTGCTCAGGGCCTTATCGAAACTCATGAGGAAGAAGAAATAA
- a CDS encoding conjugal transfer protein TrbE: protein MRSLKQYRDKALGLPDLLNIAFLVDGWQTDAGEMAIALQKDGSFLAGFRYDGPDLESQSTQDLEALSATWNNAIARLGTDWGVHVTAIREPADGYIDESECAFRDPVSRLIEAERRAQFGSETNHYVSRYAITITWRTPIDAEVQLAQSMIQKKAGKQPEQLADAAFRDTLARYRQMIEVILGIFRHGYRVKAMDADALLTHVHECLTGATHRVNAPRIPAYLDALIGHHDFVGGLEPSIDGEEIRVVTVLGYPGMTFPEMLENLHSLPFPLRYTLRFLPLDQSDAVADMAKIRDRWFGSRANMKSLLTEKMTGEAQGQLSADDTVVNLAYDAKQAVNEAREGAVKFGNFTLSVVLRSANEKVLADRIKAIKTFFDNAGYVAHLETTNTVEAFLGSIPGHLYENIRRPLMHSLNFADFAPKTEIWAGEARCPSPLMKLPDGRRALAGGKAPPLLYAATTGNTPFRLNLHVGDLGHSLVAGMTGGGKSTLLALLAAQWQRYPDSRAIGFDKGMSLYALTEAMRGQHYDLNGPTSNLCFAPLQHVDDPAEAAFAADWVEALATLQGMTITSTERSAIRDAVHGLARESGRSLTALVQMIQNRGIKDALQYYTLTGQTGKLLDAESDGLSMADASMITFEMSHLMNGSPAERRVTVPVLLYLFHRIEQMLDGRPTLILLDEAWTFLDNEMFLAKLRQWLKELRKKNAAVVFATQSLNDLKNSPLLPVLKESCPTKIFLPNRAASSQDLRPLYIDMGLNDRQIDLLAMSTPKQDYYLSTPEGQRRIQFGMGPVTLAFCGVSDPREVKRVAELKTQHGDRWPIAWLKECLSPSIRDGWVSYAESLYQGE from the coding sequence ATGCGCTCCCTGAAACAGTACCGCGATAAGGCCCTGGGCCTTCCCGATCTTTTGAACATCGCTTTTCTGGTGGATGGCTGGCAGACGGATGCCGGGGAAATGGCCATCGCGCTGCAAAAAGACGGGAGCTTTCTGGCGGGGTTCCGCTATGACGGACCTGATCTCGAAAGCCAGTCCACGCAGGATCTGGAGGCGCTCTCGGCCACCTGGAACAATGCCATCGCTCGACTGGGCACGGATTGGGGCGTGCATGTCACGGCGATTCGCGAGCCGGCCGACGGCTATATCGACGAATCGGAGTGCGCCTTTCGCGACCCGGTGTCGCGCCTCATCGAGGCCGAGAGACGGGCGCAGTTTGGATCGGAAACCAATCACTATGTGAGCCGCTATGCCATCACCATCACCTGGCGAACGCCCATCGATGCTGAAGTACAGTTGGCACAGTCCATGATCCAAAAGAAAGCCGGTAAACAACCCGAGCAACTGGCCGATGCGGCATTCCGGGACACGCTGGCCCGCTACCGGCAGATGATCGAAGTCATCCTGGGTATTTTCAGGCACGGATACCGGGTGAAGGCCATGGATGCCGATGCCCTGCTTACCCATGTTCATGAGTGCCTGACCGGGGCCACGCATCGCGTCAATGCGCCCCGCATTCCAGCGTATCTGGATGCCCTTATTGGGCACCATGATTTTGTTGGCGGGTTGGAGCCGTCCATCGACGGGGAAGAGATCCGCGTCGTAACGGTTCTGGGCTATCCAGGCATGACCTTCCCCGAGATGTTGGAGAACCTGCATAGCCTGCCCTTTCCCCTACGCTACACGCTCCGCTTCCTGCCCCTCGATCAGTCTGATGCGGTGGCGGATATGGCGAAGATCCGGGATCGCTGGTTTGGCTCCCGGGCCAACATGAAGTCCCTGCTTACGGAGAAGATGACGGGCGAAGCCCAGGGACAGTTGTCCGCCGACGATACGGTGGTAAACCTCGCCTATGACGCCAAGCAGGCCGTCAATGAGGCGCGGGAGGGCGCTGTGAAGTTTGGCAACTTCACGCTATCCGTCGTGCTGCGTTCCGCCAATGAAAAAGTGCTCGCTGATCGGATAAAGGCGATCAAGACCTTCTTTGACAATGCGGGCTATGTCGCCCACCTGGAAACGACCAACACGGTGGAGGCTTTTTTGGGGAGCATCCCCGGTCATCTCTATGAGAACATCCGCCGGCCCCTGATGCACTCGCTGAATTTTGCGGATTTCGCGCCCAAGACGGAGATCTGGGCCGGTGAAGCGCGTTGCCCGAGCCCACTGATGAAACTGCCGGATGGCCGAAGGGCCCTCGCAGGCGGCAAGGCCCCGCCCCTGCTGTACGCGGCGACCACGGGAAATACGCCGTTCCGACTGAATCTCCATGTGGGCGATCTGGGGCACAGTCTGGTTGCCGGCATGACCGGGGGCGGAAAGAGTACGCTCCTGGCCCTGTTGGCGGCGCAATGGCAACGCTATCCAGACAGCCGGGCGATCGGCTTCGACAAGGGTATGAGTCTCTACGCCCTCACCGAGGCGATGCGGGGGCAGCATTATGACCTGAACGGCCCGACGTCCAATCTGTGCTTCGCACCCCTGCAGCACGTCGATGATCCGGCAGAGGCGGCTTTTGCTGCCGATTGGGTGGAGGCGTTGGCCACCTTGCAGGGCATGACGATCACCTCTACGGAGCGTTCGGCCATTCGTGACGCCGTGCATGGCCTGGCCCGGGAATCCGGACGATCGCTCACGGCGCTGGTCCAGATGATCCAGAACCGGGGAATCAAGGATGCCTTGCAGTATTACACCCTGACCGGGCAAACGGGGAAGCTGCTTGATGCCGAGAGCGACGGACTGTCGATGGCCGATGCCAGCATGATCACTTTCGAGATGAGCCACCTGATGAATGGCAGTCCGGCGGAGCGCCGGGTAACGGTTCCGGTACTGCTGTATCTGTTCCACCGGATCGAGCAGATGCTGGATGGGCGGCCAACCCTCATTTTGCTCGACGAAGCCTGGACCTTCCTGGACAACGAGATGTTTCTGGCGAAGTTGCGGCAATGGCTGAAGGAACTGCGGAAGAAAAATGCCGCCGTCGTTTTTGCCACACAGTCCCTGAATGACCTCAAGAACAGCCCGTTGCTCCCGGTCCTGAAGGAATCCTGCCCGACGAAAATCTTCTTGCCCAATCGGGCAGCCTCCAGTCAGGACCTCAGACCCCTGTATATCGACATGGGGCTGAATGATCGGCAAATCGATCTGTTGGCGATGTCCACGCCGAAGCAGGACTACTACCTGTCCACACCCGAGGGTCAGCGCCGGATTCAGTTTGGCATGGGTCCGGTCACCCTGGCTTTTTGCGGTGTCTCCGATCCGCGTGAGGTCAAGCGGGTAGCGGAGCTCAAGACACAGCACGGCGATCGCTGGCCGATAGCGTGGCTGAAAGAGTGTCTGTCACCCAGCATCCGGGATGGTTGGGTGAGCTATGCGGAGTCCCTTTACCAAGGAGAGTGA
- the trbJ gene encoding P-type conjugative transfer protein TrbJ has translation MSIQSKAVFLGMSLALLPAPAFAVSEIAGATFPEQIVQEATSVEQLAKQAQEVTTQISMYANDIERYQNMVTNTMDMPAGVFAQIWNPLVGSIQKLTSIYSQAQALGYAGQNIGAQLAQEYQGAGSSIQNLSSVYANWNQTTNTDMEDALQSQHLAAANFATQDSSMQTIQNEAQTAQGREQVAAAAVAAANVTTKSIQQLEQITMAGQDAVLAYQRQKKAEKNVTAQEASDGLFSGGTNNPSLLP, from the coding sequence ATGAGCATCCAAAGCAAGGCCGTCTTTTTGGGCATGAGCCTCGCTCTATTACCAGCGCCCGCCTTCGCCGTCAGTGAAATAGCCGGGGCCACTTTCCCAGAACAGATTGTACAGGAAGCAACGTCTGTTGAGCAGTTGGCGAAGCAGGCGCAGGAAGTGACGACACAGATCAGCATGTATGCCAACGATATCGAGCGCTATCAGAACATGGTGACCAACACCATGGATATGCCTGCGGGCGTGTTCGCGCAGATCTGGAATCCGCTGGTGGGATCCATTCAGAAGCTCACGTCCATTTACAGCCAGGCGCAGGCCCTGGGTTATGCCGGGCAGAATATCGGGGCACAGCTGGCCCAGGAGTATCAGGGAGCGGGCAGCTCCATCCAGAACCTGTCCTCCGTCTATGCCAACTGGAACCAGACGACCAACACCGACATGGAAGACGCCTTGCAGTCCCAGCACTTGGCGGCGGCAAACTTCGCCACTCAGGACTCGTCCATGCAGACGATTCAGAATGAAGCACAAACAGCTCAGGGCCGGGAGCAGGTGGCCGCTGCCGCCGTGGCTGCGGCCAACGTCACCACCAAGTCGATCCAGCAACTGGAGCAGATCACCATGGCTGGACAGGATGCGGTACTGGCGTATCAGCGGCAGAAGAAGGCGGAAAAGAACGTGACTGCGCAAGAAGCGTCAGACGGGCTCTTTTCCGGTGGCACGAACAACCCAAGTCTTTTGCCTTGA
- a CDS encoding EexN family lipoprotein — translation MKKALLLAVLGAMLAGCAHQPVYTAHYYRTHKAALKKEIAFCAKAEKLSDSEEKNCRTAHEVRSDEEAADGLFSGGTNNPALLP, via the coding sequence ATGAAAAAAGCCCTATTGCTCGCAGTACTAGGCGCCATGTTGGCCGGTTGCGCACACCAGCCAGTATACACCGCGCATTATTATCGGACGCACAAGGCAGCGCTCAAAAAGGAAATTGCCTTCTGCGCGAAGGCTGAAAAGCTATCGGATAGCGAGGAAAAGAACTGTCGGACGGCGCACGAGGTACGGTCGGATGAAGAGGCGGCAGACGGACTCTTCTCTGGCGGCACGAACAACCCTGCATTGCTGCCATAA
- the trbL gene encoding P-type conjugative transfer protein TrbL, whose amino-acid sequence MRGLRRFPWVVGMLLGAVPAISFAAGSGSLGQVQSLLRGKILPWQSVMQTAATDLFYVLAAVEFSVLFLNHVLQKRGHEDLFAGIIKKVVTLGFFLTLLDNSGTWIPDIINGLAGGAHALGVTAVTPGQIATEALQAFLGIVLSPIAAATHNASNTFSDIFSGNFSAAFSSAAKTVASSNPASLLVETLLAGIIGLLAGMGILVMALEFLMVQIESYLVIALGVIMLAGGGLRWTAKYVGSYFDYAINVGVRLFVLTALAYLVTYSIVPLIKTILENVTNPLQAGFEVLILGAVIALLPRKASSIASSLLSGQSSFSGGELAKEGGMIAGGTVAAGAGVAALGVGAAGGLTAGGLSAAAGAGGGAAGGAGSLAGGGLAGAAGAGETSAAAGVAAPEAGAMSAGGGASSGAGEGNAVPAPSAGGSTGDEAPQASRAVQAPATSTQSTGQQNPSKGVEAPIQEAGKEAGQDKQNDQEMSASEPFAGGEPHPDAPPAPVNAVPTPKPVSAPSGGGGQGSTAAPAPSAPASGGATMDDVVEQMKQMQGQPKGVVDKVKEDFADRFQKHVEEIATTKSNQVQKNAIDTSHPRDFD is encoded by the coding sequence ATGCGTGGACTACGCAGGTTTCCGTGGGTCGTGGGCATGCTTCTGGGTGCCGTCCCCGCCATTTCATTCGCAGCGGGTTCGGGATCGTTGGGCCAGGTACAAAGCCTTTTGCGAGGCAAAATTCTTCCCTGGCAAAGTGTCATGCAAACGGCGGCCACGGATCTGTTCTACGTCCTGGCGGCGGTCGAGTTCTCCGTCCTCTTTTTGAACCATGTTCTGCAAAAGCGTGGGCACGAAGATCTCTTTGCCGGTATCATCAAGAAGGTGGTGACGCTGGGGTTTTTTCTGACCCTGCTGGACAACTCCGGGACCTGGATTCCCGACATCATCAATGGTCTGGCCGGTGGAGCGCACGCGCTTGGAGTGACGGCTGTGACGCCCGGGCAGATCGCGACGGAGGCTCTTCAGGCATTTCTCGGGATCGTGCTGTCTCCAATAGCTGCCGCCACCCACAACGCGAGCAATACCTTCAGCGACATTTTCAGTGGTAACTTCTCTGCGGCTTTCTCTTCTGCGGCCAAAACGGTCGCCAGCAGCAATCCGGCATCGCTCCTGGTAGAGACCCTCCTGGCGGGGATCATTGGTCTGCTGGCGGGGATGGGTATTCTGGTCATGGCCCTGGAGTTCCTGATGGTCCAGATCGAGAGCTACCTGGTGATCGCCCTGGGCGTGATCATGCTGGCCGGCGGCGGGCTGCGCTGGACGGCAAAGTATGTCGGCAGTTACTTCGATTACGCCATCAACGTGGGTGTCCGTCTTTTTGTCCTGACCGCGCTGGCGTATCTGGTGACCTACAGCATCGTGCCGCTGATCAAGACGATCCTGGAGAACGTCACCAATCCGCTCCAGGCGGGGTTCGAGGTGCTCATTCTGGGCGCGGTGATCGCGCTGCTTCCCCGAAAGGCTTCGAGTATTGCCAGCAGCCTGCTTTCCGGCCAGTCCAGCTTCTCTGGCGGGGAGCTTGCGAAAGAGGGCGGGATGATCGCCGGTGGTACGGTAGCGGCTGGAGCGGGAGTGGCGGCCCTAGGCGTTGGTGCGGCTGGCGGTCTCACCGCTGGTGGACTCTCCGCAGCGGCGGGCGCTGGAGGCGGTGCAGCCGGAGGCGCTGGCAGCCTTGCAGGCGGCGGCCTTGCCGGAGCCGCGGGTGCGGGAGAGACCAGCGCGGCGGCTGGTGTGGCGGCCCCGGAAGCTGGAGCGATGTCCGCAGGTGGTGGTGCGAGTTCCGGCGCGGGCGAGGGGAACGCTGTCCCTGCCCCCAGCGCTGGCGGTTCGACGGGTGATGAGGCTCCACAGGCATCCAGGGCTGTGCAGGCTCCAGCGACCAGCACGCAATCCACTGGCCAGCAAAACCCATCCAAGGGTGTCGAGGCACCGATCCAGGAAGCTGGAAAGGAAGCGGGCCAGGATAAGCAGAACGATCAGGAAATGAGCGCAAGCGAACCCTTTGCAGGGGGTGAACCCCATCCCGATGCGCCGCCCGCTCCGGTCAATGCGGTTCCGACTCCTAAGCCCGTCAGTGCGCCTTCCGGCGGTGGCGGTCAGGGAAGCACGGCGGCTCCGGCTCCGAGCGCGCCCGCAAGTGGCGGTGCCACGATGGACGATGTGGTCGAGCAGATGAAGCAGATGCAGGGGCAGCCGAAGGGGGTGGTGGATAAGGTGAAGGAGGACTTTGCCGATAGATTTCAAAAACATGTGGAGGAAATAGCTACAACAAAATCAAATCAAGTCCAGAAGAACGCCATAGATACCAGTCACCCAAGAGATTTTGATTGA
- a CDS encoding Panacea domain-containing protein: MERYMISAPSAFPFDARKAAQVAAFFLIKARERDANVSVLKLMKLMYLAERESYKQYASPMIGDALFSMQHGPVLSNTLNLINSAPDERQGGEHWDELISERNGHYLYLRSDAPIQHADDLLELSEADLDILENLWNQFCRYSAHDIREYTHNPENCPEWEDPGNSSRPISMETMLRSMNYTPVAIQDICENLEKMAFIQEKTKNNVLY; this comes from the coding sequence ATGGAACGATACATGATATCAGCACCTTCGGCCTTTCCTTTCGATGCCCGGAAAGCTGCCCAAGTGGCAGCGTTCTTTCTTATTAAGGCGCGAGAGAGAGACGCAAACGTTTCCGTTCTGAAGCTCATGAAACTCATGTATCTCGCCGAACGGGAATCTTACAAGCAGTATGCTTCTCCCATGATTGGGGATGCGTTGTTTTCGATGCAACATGGACCCGTTCTATCCAATACGTTGAACCTCATCAACTCAGCACCCGATGAAAGGCAGGGTGGTGAACACTGGGATGAACTCATTTCAGAACGAAACGGGCATTATCTCTATCTACGCAGCGATGCACCGATACAACATGCTGATGACTTGCTTGAATTGAGCGAAGCGGATTTGGACATTCTTGAAAATCTATGGAATCAATTCTGTCGTTATTCGGCTCACGATATAAGGGAATACACCCATAACCCGGAAAACTGCCCGGAATGGGAAGATCCGGGCAATTCCAGTCGCCCTATTTCTATGGAGACCATGCTGAGGAGTATGAATTACACGCCTGTAGCCATACAGGATATTTGCGAGAACTTGGAGAAAATGGCATTTATCCAAGAAAAAACAAAAAATAACGTATTATATTAA